The Nitrospiraceae bacterium sequence CGCGTCCCGGTTCCTTCCTATAACCCGAAAGCACTAGGCTTCCGGCTTCATCAGATCGCATCCTGGCACTCGACGTTCGAGACACAGGCGCCAGCGAAGCTGTTTGGCCCAATAGGTAAACGCTTCTTCCACGTCAGTCCACCTGTGAAATCCCTTGGTCACGTACTTTCCGCCTCCGCGACGATCTACGGCGGTGCCCAATAGCTCACCGGATTGAGAATCCGTAATTTTGATTTCAACGGATGCGGCGCCGACGAACGATTCGGTGCCGCTGGCCCATCGCTTTCCTTCAGAAATGAGCCGTGTTCCCGGATAGAGAGTGGTGATGAGATCGAGGACGGGCATGCTGGTTCCTGCTTCCGTGACCGCTGTCTGGATACGGAGGACGCCAACGCCTTGACCACTCGTCATTTTATAGTCTTTGCGAAGTTCTTCATCCAGCCGCGACCAGACAATTTTCGCTAGATACTCCGCGTCTTCCTCGTTTAATTGGGTCTTCTCCCCCTTCCAAATTTGCACGGGCTCCAGGAGAATCTCTGTATATGACCGCCACTTGTCATAGTCATTGTCATACTTGCGATAGACAAGGGACGCTTCCCCCTCTTCACCCTTCTTCAGCAACGAATAGTCACCGAGGAATCCGGATTGTTTCGGCTCGGCTTGGTAGGTACTCGCGCAACTGGTCAGTGTGATGGAACAGGAAAGGATTAAGATCCAGGAGGGCATCCTTATCATCTCCTCCCTAAGAAAGAAAAGGGATGGGGCCGGAGGAACACCATATCAAAACACTCGACAAAATGAAAAGCCTGTCCGCGCCTGGCCAAGCCGGTCTTGGACCTATGGTCGATCCGCATTTTTCACTTTTCCTCGGTCAATCCAGCCCTGTCGCCCGAAGAATTCGGACATGAAATTCGCAGCCTGCTCGGCGCTCTTCGCAGTCATGACCCCCATGCTGGACCGATATGATTTGGCTCCTC is a genomic window containing:
- a CDS encoding DUF3313 domain-containing protein — its product is MPSWILILSCSITLTSCASTYQAEPKQSGFLGDYSLLKKGEEGEASLVYRKYDNDYDKWRSYTEILLEPVQIWKGEKTQLNEEDAEYLAKIVWSRLDEELRKDYKMTSGQGVGVLRIQTAVTEAGTSMPVLDLITTLYPGTRLISEGKRWASGTESFVGAASVEIKITDSQSGELLGTAVDRRGGGKYVTKGFHRWTDVEEAFTYWAKQLRWRLCLERRVPGCDLMKPEA